The Pseudomonadota bacterium genome includes a region encoding these proteins:
- a CDS encoding energy transducer TonB, with translation MTSELKKWAYGLTFMVLGSVVIIGTLLMINRLAKGPEAQELARQTSFQVERKPEPPPKRVVKRERPEPKRSRDINPPMVNLDTSLSGIDMGIPGVNAEDLGSLRDALLGDTQDVVMTDDSVDQPPRPTRQTPLPYPSSARKQGVEGYVVLSLLISAAGEIEKVQVLEASPAGLFEQTAIEGVQNWQFEPARYQGRNVRVWARQRIRFDLS, from the coding sequence ATGACTTCAGAATTGAAAAAATGGGCGTACGGGTTGACATTCATGGTGCTGGGCTCGGTGGTGATCATCGGCACACTGCTGATGATCAATCGCCTGGCCAAGGGACCCGAAGCACAGGAATTGGCTCGGCAGACCAGCTTCCAGGTCGAGCGCAAGCCCGAGCCGCCGCCCAAGCGGGTGGTCAAGCGTGAGCGGCCAGAGCCGAAGCGCTCGCGCGATATCAATCCGCCGATGGTCAATCTCGATACCTCGCTGTCGGGCATCGACATGGGCATCCCGGGCGTGAATGCCGAGGATCTGGGCAGTCTGCGCGACGCGCTGCTGGGTGATACGCAAGACGTGGTCATGACCGACGATTCGGTCGACCAGCCGCCGCGCCCGACTCGCCAGACGCCCTTGCCCTATCCGTCCTCGGCGCGCAAGCAGGGTGTGGAGGGATATGTCGTGCTGTCGCTGCTGATCAGCGCCGCCGGTGAGATCGAGAAAGTCCAGGTACTCGAAGCCAGCCCGGCCGGCTTGTTCGAGCAGACTGCAATCGAAGGCGTCCAGAACTGGCAGTTCGAGCCGGCCCGGTACCAGGGGCGCAACGTGCGCGTCTGGGCCCGGCAGCGCATCCGCTTCGATCTTAGCTGA
- a CDS encoding TonB-dependent receptor: MSWRLALVCLLLLSGLTPAGSVLAQEQAADIRVLVFEQGRPVPGLRVEIGEQAGQTDADGTWQGRVRPGDTRLALYEHSMALAVMPVRVHAGEVAQYIVTLTGEQRRALVSVESSHGEGQPSLEQARPTAAVDNGEGVLLGRVVSTENGSPVAGARIFVSGTPIEARTDEDGRFQFELPVGEYAVSVLHSEFATRTVDGVRIEADSETRRDFELPPAGLELAEYVVIEPYIAGSLSSVVAIRRESTAVTDVLSAEQISRAGDSDAGAALKRVTGLTLVDGQFIYVRGLGERYSSVRLNHSSLPSPDPTRRVLPMDLFPTDIISQIVIQKTADSSMPGQFGGGTVQLTTLGFPDEALFSIGVSTAYHSKSTGQTGMSYPGGGRDWTGYDDGTREVPPLLAERIADGAFLRPSNVFNPDGVSPEELEAIGEELAEKSAYSVNKKSLPADRSLSVSAGNSFQVGQDSRWGFLSAVRYSDQWRLSEETRNSFRFSNTGLQPRDEQIIQRTVRNIDLSAFLNAGLDLSDWTRLGFNLMLLRQSEDETRFSEGIQDSQQLQRFSLEWTENELFSRQVYGEHRIERISLQVDWQHTDARASREDPNSRTWRRDDDNEDGIFNFSRRADGNSQSWTTVDDDLSNWSLDLTQTLPDFGPVRVTLRGGLDRIERSRESTIRTFSFVGAIPGDSGSLGQEEILAPELIGPRGLRLREGTTPTDNYTAQQSLNARYAMLEADLFDRLSLVAGLRMEDNFQEVISNNLTDPTAPPTVGTIDESDELQSASVTWQFMDSAQLRLGYSETLSRPDFREISPSPFIDPLIDLRTVGNPDLRVSSIENYDARIEYYFSEVDSVSLAWFSKDIDDPIERISSSGGSGTIITLQNALGANVKGWELDFYRGFGFVNEWGWLDRIRLGWLREIGLENYYAAANYADITSSVSIDPSASNSTNPDRALQGASPWVANVQVGYNSPSERFEWTLAYNNFGERISRAGTLGQPDIFEQPFGQLDFNFKYRFGDHWQLGLSIDNLLDPAVEFTQGDEITRRYKRGRKFGLSFRYTR; encoded by the coding sequence ATGAGCTGGCGTCTTGCGCTCGTTTGCCTGTTGCTGCTGTCCGGGCTGACCCCGGCCGGCAGCGTCCTTGCCCAGGAGCAGGCCGCCGATATCCGCGTGCTGGTGTTCGAGCAGGGCCGGCCCGTGCCCGGTCTGCGGGTGGAAATCGGCGAACAGGCCGGACAGACGGACGCCGACGGAACCTGGCAGGGCCGCGTGCGGCCCGGCGATACGCGCCTGGCCCTCTACGAGCACTCGATGGCGCTGGCCGTGATGCCGGTGCGCGTTCACGCCGGCGAGGTGGCGCAGTACATCGTTACCCTGACCGGCGAGCAGCGGCGGGCGTTGGTCAGCGTCGAAAGCTCGCACGGGGAAGGGCAGCCGTCGCTGGAGCAGGCACGACCGACTGCCGCCGTCGACAACGGTGAAGGCGTACTGCTCGGTCGCGTGGTCTCCACTGAGAACGGATCGCCCGTGGCCGGTGCGCGGATCTTTGTCAGCGGCACGCCGATCGAGGCCCGTACCGACGAAGACGGTCGGTTTCAGTTCGAGTTGCCGGTCGGCGAATACGCCGTGTCGGTGCTCCACAGCGAGTTTGCCACGCGCACCGTCGACGGTGTCCGCATCGAAGCCGACAGCGAAACGCGCCGCGACTTCGAGCTGCCGCCGGCCGGTCTGGAGCTGGCCGAATACGTGGTGATCGAGCCCTACATCGCCGGAAGCCTGTCGTCGGTCGTCGCGATTCGCCGCGAGTCGACAGCCGTCACAGACGTACTCAGCGCCGAGCAGATCTCTCGTGCCGGCGATTCCGATGCCGGGGCTGCGCTCAAGCGCGTCACCGGACTGACCCTGGTCGATGGCCAGTTCATCTACGTGCGCGGGCTCGGCGAGCGCTATTCCAGTGTTCGCCTCAACCATTCCAGCCTCCCCAGTCCCGATCCGACCCGGCGCGTGCTGCCGATGGATCTGTTTCCGACTGACATCATCAGCCAGATCGTCATTCAGAAGACGGCCGATTCGTCCATGCCGGGGCAATTCGGTGGCGGGACCGTTCAGCTCACCACCCTCGGTTTTCCGGATGAAGCACTGTTCAGCATCGGCGTCAGCACGGCCTATCACAGTAAATCGACCGGCCAGACCGGCATGAGCTATCCTGGCGGCGGGCGCGACTGGACCGGCTATGATGATGGCACGCGGGAAGTGCCGCCGCTACTGGCCGAGCGAATCGCCGATGGCGCGTTCCTGCGTCCCTCGAATGTCTTCAATCCCGACGGGGTATCTCCGGAAGAGCTCGAAGCGATTGGTGAGGAACTGGCCGAAAAATCGGCCTACAGCGTCAACAAGAAATCGTTGCCGGCCGACCGCAGTCTGTCCGTTTCGGCCGGCAATTCATTCCAGGTTGGTCAGGATTCACGCTGGGGTTTTCTCAGCGCGGTTCGCTACAGCGATCAGTGGCGCCTGAGCGAGGAGACGCGCAATTCCTTCCGCTTTAGCAATACCGGTCTGCAGCCCAGGGACGAGCAGATTATCCAGCGCACCGTGCGCAACATTGACTTGAGCGCTTTTCTCAACGCTGGACTGGACCTGTCTGACTGGACGCGGCTGGGTTTCAACCTCATGCTACTGCGCCAGTCCGAGGATGAAACGCGCTTCTCTGAAGGCATCCAGGACAGTCAGCAGCTGCAGCGCTTTAGCCTGGAATGGACGGAAAACGAGCTGTTCTCGAGACAGGTTTACGGTGAGCACCGCATTGAGCGTATCAGTCTTCAGGTTGACTGGCAACACACTGATGCGCGCGCCAGCCGTGAGGATCCCAACAGTCGAACCTGGCGTCGGGACGACGACAATGAAGATGGCATATTCAATTTTTCCAGGCGGGCGGACGGCAATTCCCAGTCCTGGACGACAGTCGATGACGACTTGAGCAACTGGTCGCTGGACCTCACTCAGACGCTGCCTGATTTCGGTCCGGTGCGCGTGACTCTGCGCGGCGGGCTGGACCGGATCGAGCGGTCCCGCGAATCGACCATCCGGACGTTCAGCTTTGTCGGTGCCATTCCTGGCGACAGCGGGAGTCTGGGCCAGGAAGAAATACTGGCACCGGAGCTGATCGGTCCGCGTGGCTTGCGCCTGCGAGAGGGCACTACGCCCACCGACAACTATACGGCACAGCAAAGCCTAAATGCGCGCTACGCAATGCTGGAGGCTGATCTGTTCGACAGGCTCTCGCTAGTGGCCGGACTGCGCATGGAAGATAATTTCCAGGAAGTGATCTCGAATAACCTGACCGATCCGACGGCACCGCCGACAGTAGGCACGATCGATGAAAGCGATGAATTGCAGTCGGCATCAGTGACCTGGCAGTTCATGGACAGCGCCCAGCTGCGTCTTGGGTATTCAGAAACCCTGTCGCGTCCGGACTTCCGTGAGATCTCGCCCAGCCCCTTCATTGATCCTCTGATCGACCTGAGAACCGTCGGCAACCCGGATCTGCGCGTTTCGTCGATCGAAAACTACGATGCGCGCATCGAGTATTACTTTAGCGAAGTCGACAGTGTTTCACTGGCCTGGTTTTCCAAGGACATTGACGATCCGATCGAGCGCATCTCCTCGTCCGGCGGCTCAGGCACCATCATTACCCTGCAAAACGCATTGGGTGCAAACGTCAAGGGCTGGGAGCTCGATTTCTACCGCGGGTTTGGGTTCGTCAACGAGTGGGGCTGGCTCGATCGAATCCGGCTGGGATGGCTGCGCGAGATTGGCCTGGAGAATTATTACGCGGCGGCCAACTACGCCGATATCACCAGCAGCGTGAGCATCGACCCGAGCGCGTCCAATTCGACCAATCCCGACCGGGCGCTGCAGGGCGCCTCCCCCTGGGTCGCCAATGTTCAGGTTGGCTACAACAGCCCCTCAGAGCGCTTCGAGTGGACGCTGGCCTATAACAATTTTGGTGAACGGATCTCGCGTGCAGGTACGCTGGGCCAGCCCGATATATTCGAACAGCCATTTGGCCAGCTCGACTTCAATTTCAAATACCGCTTTGGCGACCACTGGCAGCTGGGCCTGAGTATCGACAACCTGCTTGATCCGGCGGTCGAGTTCACCCAGGGAGACGAGATCACACGCCGCTACAAGCGTGGACGCAAGTTTGGTCTGTCGTTTCGCTATACCCGGTAG
- a CDS encoding MotA/TolQ/ExbB proton channel family protein: protein MLGELLNDLRFYFEVGGYVMPPLVAATVVLWFAIGYRFAALKRGNIRPVRRIIQKYPDGFGRAPRGVIEKAIDLGLQIAGSRHGDLRRRLDDAFWPLERSINRFHKLIMTIVAVAPLMGLLGTVVGMIETFDSLGDMSLFAQSGGIAGGISQALFTTQMGLAVAIPGLIVGGMLEKRAAVIRLELAQVKDILCTRVQQGSPA from the coding sequence ATGCTCGGCGAACTGCTCAACGATTTGCGGTTCTACTTCGAGGTGGGTGGCTATGTCATGCCGCCACTCGTCGCGGCCACGGTGGTCCTGTGGTTTGCCATCGGCTATCGCTTCGCTGCGCTCAAGCGCGGCAACATCCGTCCGGTGCGCCGGATCATCCAGAAATATCCTGATGGCTTTGGCCGTGCACCGCGCGGGGTGATCGAGAAGGCCATCGACCTGGGGCTGCAGATTGCCGGGTCGCGTCACGGCGATCTTCGGCGCCGACTTGACGATGCCTTCTGGCCGCTCGAGCGAAGCATCAACCGATTCCACAAGCTGATCATGACGATCGTGGCCGTGGCACCCCTGATGGGGCTGCTTGGCACGGTGGTGGGCATGATCGAGACCTTCGACTCGCTTGGCGACATGTCGCTGTTCGCCCAGTCCGGTGGTATTGCCGGCGGCATTTCACAGGCGCTGTTTACGACCCAGATGGGCCTGGCCGTTGCGATTCCCGGCCTGATCGTCGGCGGCATGCTCGAGAAGCGCGCCGCAGTGATCCGGCTCGAGCTGGCCCAGGTCAAGGACATTCTCTGCACACGCGTGCAGCAAGGCAGCCCGGCATGA
- a CDS encoding DUF3450 family protein, which translates to MQRRVYRPGLLIGLLLCPMILAAQPAAEGDNLEVLAEELVRIRGEVESLNSELNRRQDQHRNEMSSLAAQKGELEATARREQLRVDQLEEDLARNRERAEQAGIAGESLVPVAQQAIMSLRQHIDTSLPFKPQERLTALAEIETQLETGSLAPPRAINRLWGFYEDELRLTRENGLYSQVIRLDGQQVLADVARLGTVAMYFKTRDGHYGQAERSRDAWRFARLDDRAAIQRIDALFESLRKQIRTGYFELPNGAIRLESE; encoded by the coding sequence ATGCAAAGGCGAGTCTATCGGCCCGGTCTGTTGATCGGGTTGCTGCTGTGTCCAATGATTCTGGCGGCCCAGCCGGCAGCCGAGGGCGACAACCTGGAGGTGCTGGCCGAGGAACTCGTGCGCATTCGTGGCGAAGTAGAGTCCCTTAACAGCGAGCTTAACCGCAGGCAGGACCAGCACCGCAACGAAATGAGTTCGCTGGCGGCCCAGAAAGGCGAGCTGGAGGCGACCGCGCGCCGCGAACAGCTGCGCGTCGACCAGCTTGAAGAGGATCTGGCCCGAAACCGCGAACGCGCCGAGCAGGCGGGGATTGCCGGTGAGTCACTGGTGCCGGTCGCCCAGCAGGCCATCATGTCCCTGCGGCAGCATATCGATACGTCACTGCCGTTCAAGCCGCAAGAGCGACTGACTGCGCTGGCCGAGATCGAAACCCAGCTCGAAACCGGTTCGCTGGCGCCGCCGCGAGCCATCAATCGCCTGTGGGGATTTTACGAGGATGAGCTGCGCTTGACCCGTGAAAACGGGCTCTACAGCCAGGTGATTCGACTCGACGGTCAACAGGTGCTGGCCGATGTCGCCCGTCTGGGCACCGTGGCGATGTACTTCAAGACCCGCGACGGGCACTACGGACAGGCCGAGCGCAGCCGTGATGCGTGGCGCTTTGCCCGCCTGGATGACCGTGCCGCCATTCAGCGCATCGATGCCCTGTTTGAATCCCTGAGAAAGCAGATTCGTACCGGCTATTTCGAACTGCCCAACGGCGCCATCCGGCTGGAGTCCGAATGA
- a CDS encoding DEAD/DEAH box helicase — translation MNFDSLGLKAELLRAVSEQGYTQPTPVQVKAIPVILAGRDIMASAQTGTGKTAAFTLPLLQRLSERAGHQRQPRALILTPTRELAAQVNENLRAYGRHVQLRSLEIFGGVNINPQITKLARGIDVLVATPGRLIDHMQRGTVDLSKIEFLVLDEADRMLDMGFRPAIDRIVKILPKQRQTLLFSATFSKEITQMAHNFLNNPERVETAAPNSTVDAIAQQAFRVDQKQKREVLSFLIGSNNWQQVLVFTRTKHGANRLAKQLESDGLPAAAIHGNKSQGARTKALSEFKKNKVRVLVATDIAARGLDIDQLPHVVNYDIPNVPEDYVHRIGRTGRAGRDGLAVSLVAGSEHGLFEDIRKLVKTEIPTYGVDGYEPTEPLSRDAGKTPARGGRGNGGGGRPGGGSGRGRPAQANGKGNGTQRGRRNSQARRKAA, via the coding sequence ATGAATTTCGATTCCCTCGGCCTCAAGGCCGAACTGCTGCGTGCTGTCAGCGAACAGGGCTATACCCAGCCCACACCCGTGCAGGTCAAAGCCATTCCGGTCATTCTCGCAGGCCGCGACATCATGGCCAGCGCCCAGACGGGCACCGGCAAGACCGCCGCCTTCACCCTGCCCCTGCTGCAGCGACTGAGCGAACGGGCCGGCCACCAGCGCCAGCCGCGTGCCCTGATTCTGACGCCGACGCGCGAACTGGCCGCCCAGGTCAACGAGAACCTGCGCGCCTACGGCCGCCATGTCCAGCTGCGCTCGCTCGAGATCTTCGGCGGCGTGAACATCAACCCGCAGATCACCAAGCTCGCCCGCGGCATCGACGTGCTCGTCGCCACGCCGGGTCGTTTGATCGACCACATGCAGCGCGGCACCGTCGACCTGTCGAAGATCGAGTTCCTGGTGCTCGACGAGGCCGACCGCATGCTCGACATGGGCTTCCGCCCGGCCATCGACCGCATCGTCAAGATCCTGCCGAAGCAGCGCCAGACCCTGCTGTTCTCCGCCACCTTCTCGAAAGAGATTACCCAGATGGCGCACAACTTCCTCAACAATCCCGAACGGGTCGAGACGGCTGCGCCGAACTCGACGGTCGATGCGATCGCCCAGCAGGCCTTCCGCGTCGACCAGAAGCAGAAGCGCGAAGTGCTTTCGTTCCTGATCGGCTCGAACAACTGGCAGCAGGTGCTGGTATTTACCCGCACCAAGCACGGCGCCAACCGACTGGCCAAGCAGCTCGAAAGCGATGGCCTTCCCGCCGCCGCCATCCACGGCAACAAGAGCCAGGGCGCGCGCACCAAGGCCCTGAGCGAGTTCAAGAAGAACAAGGTTCGCGTGCTGGTGGCCACCGATATCGCCGCCCGCGGCCTGGATATCGACCAGCTGCCGCACGTGGTCAACTACGACATTCCCAACGTGCCCGAAGACTACGTGCACCGTATCGGCCGCACCGGCCGGGCCGGGCGCGACGGCCTGGCCGTCTCGCTGGTGGCCGGCTCCGAGCACGGCCTGTTCGAAGACATCCGCAAGCTGGTCAAGACCGAAATCCCGACCTACGGCGTCGACGGCTATGAGCCCACCGAACCGCTGTCTAGGGATGCCGGCAAGACTCCTGCCCGCGGTGGTCGCGGCAACGGTGGCGGCGGCAGGCCCGGCGGCGGCAGCGGGCGGGGTCGCCCCGCCCAGGCCAACGGCAAGGGCAACGGCACGCAGCGCGGCCGGCGCAACAGCCAGGCCAGGCGCAAGGCCGCCTGA
- a CDS encoding flagellar motor protein MotA produces the protein MMNRCTSHLLILIGAAALAVPLVAQEGETPEPGAVAEPVPAQQQVSEAAPVAEQAPSLEQAYQREFAFLQGQKRDLERRLAEFEQSSEADRQALEADIRMLERRVVELTSRGDRLDEQVFESERSVEAARDNVNLLANTFLQAEATIDGWQAPALESDEVPRPDDIAAMFETALGELDRRGAVRRVDGEFFLADGARVNGEIIHVGRIASYGFSERGAGALAPAGEGELKLWNEESAEAARALAAGQLVSPLPIFIFETLSAEVEKKGAKGVFETIADGGVIGWIIFFLGLLAAALVILRAVFLGRAGASTGRILDDISDHVRRGDREAALSVLKKRQGATARVVAAALRNLDRDREHLEDIVSESILHESGHLNRFGAFIMVIAAVAPLLGLLGTVTGMISTFDVITEFGTGDPKLLSGGISIALVTTELGLIVAIPTLLLGNLLSSWAERIKDDMEKAALRVTNQYAEARPVADKGEA, from the coding sequence ATGATGAATCGATGCACTTCACACCTCCTGATTCTGATCGGCGCAGCTGCTCTTGCCGTACCGCTGGTGGCGCAGGAAGGCGAGACTCCCGAGCCCGGAGCTGTCGCCGAGCCGGTTCCGGCACAACAGCAGGTATCGGAAGCTGCGCCCGTCGCGGAACAGGCACCGTCACTGGAGCAGGCCTATCAGCGTGAATTCGCGTTTCTGCAGGGACAAAAGCGCGATCTGGAACGGCGCCTTGCCGAGTTCGAGCAAAGCAGTGAGGCCGACCGGCAGGCGCTTGAAGCGGATATCCGCATGCTCGAGCGCCGGGTGGTCGAGCTGACCAGCCGCGGTGACCGCCTCGATGAGCAGGTGTTCGAGTCCGAGCGTTCGGTCGAGGCCGCACGCGACAATGTCAATCTGCTCGCCAACACGTTTCTCCAGGCCGAAGCGACGATCGACGGTTGGCAGGCACCCGCTCTGGAAAGCGATGAAGTGCCCCGACCGGACGACATCGCGGCGATGTTCGAAACGGCCCTGGGCGAGCTCGATCGTCGTGGCGCAGTGCGGCGTGTTGACGGTGAGTTCTTTCTGGCCGATGGCGCGCGGGTCAACGGCGAGATCATCCATGTTGGCCGCATCGCCAGTTACGGCTTCAGCGAGCGCGGTGCCGGGGCACTGGCGCCGGCCGGCGAGGGCGAGCTCAAGCTCTGGAACGAGGAATCGGCCGAAGCGGCCCGTGCCCTGGCGGCCGGGCAGTTGGTCTCTCCGCTGCCGATCTTTATCTTCGAAACGCTCAGCGCCGAAGTCGAGAAAAAGGGCGCCAAGGGGGTGTTCGAGACCATTGCCGATGGCGGCGTCATCGGCTGGATCATCTTCTTCCTGGGTCTGCTGGCGGCCGCGCTGGTCATTCTGCGCGCCGTTTTCCTGGGACGAGCCGGCGCTTCGACCGGCCGGATTCTCGACGATATCTCCGACCACGTTCGCCGCGGTGACAGGGAAGCGGCGCTTTCGGTGCTCAAGAAGCGCCAGGGGGCAACCGCCCGTGTCGTGGCCGCAGCGCTGCGCAACCTGGATCGCGACCGCGAGCATCTCGAAGACATCGTATCCGAGTCGATTCTGCACGAGAGCGGCCACCTCAACCGCTTCGGCGCTTTCATCATGGTGATCGCCGCTGTGGCGCCGCTGCTCGGCCTGCTCGGCACCGTCACCGGCATGATCTCGACCTTCGACGTGATTACCGAGTTCGGTACCGGCGATCCGAAGCTGCTCTCGGGCGGCATCTCGATCGCCCTGGTGACCACCGAGCTCGGCCTGATCGTGGCGATCCCGACGCTGCTGCTGGGCAATTTGCTGTCGAGCTGGGCCGAGCGCATCAAGGACGATATGGAAAAGGCCGCGCTGCGCGTTACCAACCAGTATGCCGAGGCGCGTCCTGTTGCAGACAAGGGCGAGGCCTGA
- a CDS encoding tetratricopeptide repeat protein, translating into MRRFFLPLIVLLASTVAEAQDGPAASANDEVDRLSLAALLIGDGNYDRARGVLAGVDLDNPELDQVRYHSLDGLVALNLDELARAEAAFERAIEVGTESDRPPADVIWLYLAQSRFGQDDFAGTIEALDSAEPATTELPSVYLMRAQSHWQLGELDAAWQVLLGGAERFPDRGGDFTRQQVFLLVDQGLFQEAADRGQAFMARGKATVDDAVAIGNALREAGETKQALRILEAARLEAPDNLRLARVLAQTWIDLDQILSAAGILHDAARRDPSLKAEAAELYRRAGWLMQALTLNAQVIDQAKKLKQRLAIFIELGRFDQASGMERDLIRTGLLDDEDIRYALAYALFKTGRYEQAEAHLGRLTRNDLFRKASELRRAMAQCAEEPWLCI; encoded by the coding sequence ATGCGCAGGTTCTTCCTCCCGCTGATCGTCCTGCTGGCGTCGACCGTGGCCGAAGCGCAGGATGGCCCGGCTGCGTCTGCCAACGACGAGGTTGACCGGCTGTCGCTGGCCGCGCTGCTGATCGGCGACGGCAACTACGACCGGGCGCGTGGCGTGCTTGCCGGAGTGGATCTCGACAATCCGGAACTGGACCAGGTGCGCTATCACAGCCTCGATGGTCTGGTGGCGCTGAATCTTGACGAACTGGCCCGGGCCGAAGCCGCTTTCGAGCGCGCCATCGAGGTCGGCACCGAATCCGATAGGCCACCGGCCGACGTGATCTGGCTCTATCTGGCCCAGTCCCGTTTCGGCCAGGACGATTTCGCCGGCACCATCGAGGCGCTTGACTCGGCCGAACCGGCGACCACGGAGCTGCCGTCGGTGTATCTGATGCGTGCCCAGTCCCACTGGCAGCTCGGTGAACTGGATGCGGCCTGGCAGGTGCTGTTGGGCGGCGCCGAACGCTTTCCGGATCGTGGCGGTGACTTCACCCGCCAGCAAGTGTTCCTGCTGGTCGATCAGGGGCTTTTTCAGGAAGCCGCCGACCGCGGCCAGGCGTTCATGGCCCGGGGCAAGGCGACGGTCGACGATGCCGTCGCTATCGGCAATGCCCTGCGCGAAGCCGGTGAGACCAAGCAGGCATTGCGGATTCTGGAGGCAGCACGCCTCGAGGCTCCGGACAATCTGCGCCTGGCTCGCGTTCTGGCACAAACCTGGATCGACCTTGACCAGATCCTGTCGGCCGCCGGCATTCTTCATGATGCCGCCCGCCGCGACCCATCACTGAAGGCGGAGGCCGCGGAACTCTATCGCCGGGCCGGCTGGCTGATGCAGGCCCTGACGCTCAACGCCCAGGTCATCGACCAGGCGAAGAAGCTCAAGCAGCGGCTGGCCATCTTCATTGAACTGGGTCGTTTTGATCAGGCCTCGGGCATGGAGCGCGACCTGATCCGGACCGGACTGCTCGACGACGAAGACATTCGCTATGCGCTGGCCTATGCGCTGTTCAAGACCGGCCGCTACGAGCAGGCCGAAGCGCATCTGGGCCGGCTGACCCGCAACGACCTGTTCCGCAAGGCCAGCGAATTGAGACGGGCCATGGCGCAGTGCGCCGAGGAACCGTGGCTTTGCATCTGA
- a CDS encoding alpha/beta hydrolase: MSGETTHAFSRAGCELFYRSWGDERDSAPPLVLLHGLASNSTRWRELAWALVERRGGRVLAPDLRGHGHSPFRGRLGRVDWIDDLIALLEETGCGKAVVGGHCLGANLALRLALEHPERSAGLVLVEPMLPDALRGVIAWLRPVRWLLPLLALPVRALNALGVHRRTLPVLDLTELDRETRRAMVEHGSPEAMLKRYARPSGDMAYMPVATYLQALYQVLREVGPIERIDAPALALLSGGALLADPERSRLLLARLPAAEIRQIDALHWIPTEQPEAMTRAVAAFLDRLEAR; the protein is encoded by the coding sequence ATGAGCGGCGAGACCACCCATGCGTTCAGTCGTGCAGGCTGTGAATTGTTCTATCGCAGCTGGGGGGATGAGCGGGACAGCGCACCGCCGCTGGTCCTGCTCCACGGCCTGGCCAGCAACTCCACGCGCTGGCGGGAACTGGCGTGGGCCCTGGTCGAGCGCCGCGGCGGGCGGGTACTGGCGCCGGATCTGCGCGGCCACGGCCATTCGCCGTTCCGCGGCCGGCTCGGGCGCGTCGACTGGATCGATGACCTGATCGCCCTGCTCGAAGAGACCGGCTGCGGGAAGGCGGTGGTCGGGGGGCACTGCCTGGGCGCCAACCTGGCGCTGCGCCTTGCGCTGGAGCATCCCGAGCGAAGCGCCGGGCTGGTGCTGGTCGAACCCATGCTGCCCGACGCGCTGCGCGGCGTGATCGCCTGGCTGCGGCCGGTCCGCTGGCTGCTGCCGCTGCTGGCCCTGCCGGTCCGGGCGCTGAACGCGCTGGGCGTTCATCGCCGCACCTTGCCGGTGCTCGATCTGACCGAGCTCGACCGTGAAACCCGGCGGGCCATGGTCGAGCACGGCAGCCCGGAGGCCATGCTCAAGCGTTATGCAAGGCCCAGCGGGGACATGGCCTACATGCCGGTGGCGACCTACCTGCAGGCGCTCTACCAGGTGCTGCGCGAGGTCGGTCCGATCGAGCGCATCGACGCGCCCGCCCTGGCGCTGCTCTCGGGCGGAGCGCTGCTGGCGGACCCGGAGCGCAGCCGGCTATTGCTTGCTCGCCTGCCCGCCGCCGAGATCCGTCAGATCGACGCGCTGCACTGGATTCCCACCGAACAGCCCGAGGCCATGACCCGGGCCGTTGCGGCGTTTCTCGATCGACTCGAAGCGCGGTGA
- a CDS encoding biopolymer transporter ExbD: MRYRERSDSVQTVDISPLIDMVFILLIFFMVSTTFVKDMKLDLDRPSASTSEQASTKAIRLYIDNSGETWLDGQPIRVWVIQSKLRDMLQGAASQSVLVVTDNNVPAGKLVEVVDQARRAGAADVGVATVEEAGAG; the protein is encoded by the coding sequence ATGAGATATCGCGAACGAAGCGACAGCGTCCAGACCGTCGATATTTCACCGCTGATCGACATGGTCTTCATCCTTCTGATCTTTTTCATGGTCTCGACGACTTTCGTCAAGGACATGAAGCTCGATCTTGATCGGCCCAGCGCTTCAACCTCCGAGCAGGCGTCGACCAAGGCCATTCGCCTCTACATCGACAACAGCGGCGAGACCTGGCTCGATGGTCAGCCGATTCGCGTCTGGGTGATCCAGAGCAAGCTCAGGGACATGCTGCAGGGCGCTGCATCGCAATCGGTACTGGTGGTCACCGACAACAACGTTCCGGCCGGCAAGCTGGTGGAAGTGGTCGACCAGGCCCGGCGAGCGGGAGCTGCCGACGTCGGTGTGGCTACGGTTGAAGAAGCCGGAGCAGGTTGA